A stretch of Suncus etruscus isolate mSunEtr1 chromosome 9, mSunEtr1.pri.cur, whole genome shotgun sequence DNA encodes these proteins:
- the LOC126017458 gene encoding LOW QUALITY PROTEIN: tumor necrosis factor alpha-induced protein 8-like (The sequence of the model RefSeq protein was modified relative to this genomic sequence to represent the inferred CDS: inserted 3 bases in 2 codons) → MATDVFNSKNLAIQAQKKILGKMVSKSIATTLIDDTSSEVLDELYRVTKEYTQNKKEAEKIIKNLIKTVIKLAILYRNNQFNQDELALMEKFKKKVHQLAMMAVSFQQVDYTSDRNVLSRLLNECRELLXHLTAKSHGRVNXVFDHFSDCDFLAALYNPFGNFKPHLQKLCDGINKMLDEENI, encoded by the exons ATGGCCACAGATGTCTTTAATTCCAAAAACCTGGCCATCCAGGCACAGAAGAAGATCTTGGGTAAAATGGTGTCCAAATCGATCGCCACCACCTTAATCGACGACACAAGCAGTGAAGTGCTGGATGAGCTGTACAGAGTGACCAAGGAATATACCCAGAACAAGAAGGAGGCTGAGAAAATCATCAAAAACCTCATCAAAACCGTCATTAAGCTGGCCATCCTCTACAGGAACAACCAGTTTAATCAAGACGAGCTGGCCCTGATGGAGAAATTTAAGAAGAAAGTTCATCAGCTTGCCATGATGGCGGTCAGCTTCCAGCAAGTGGATTACACCTCTGACCGCAACGTGCTGTCCCGGCTGCTCAATGAGTGCCGAGAGCTGCT CCACCTCACTGCCAAGTCGCATGGACGGGTTA ATGTCTTCGATCATTTTTCAGATTGTGACTTTTTAGCCGCCTTGTACAACCCCTTTGGAAATTTCAAGCCCCACTTACAAAAACTTTGTGATGGGATCAACAAAATGTTGGATGAGGAGAACATCTGA